The sequence below is a genomic window from Chondrinema litorale.
AAACTCCTTTTGGAAAAACTGATAAAATCATAGGAGGATCTGCTACATATGGCTCACTTGCCGCCTCTTATTTTACAGATCAGGTTAAGTTAGTAGCAGTAGTAGGAGATGATTTCCCAAAGGCAGATATCAGATTGCTAGAGTCTCATGGCATCGACACTGAAGGCCTTCAAATTAAAGCAGGAGAAAAATCATTTTTCTGGTCAGGAAAGTATCATATCGATATGAACTCAAGAGATACTCTTGTTACAGAATTAAATGTATTAGAAAGCTTTGATCCGGTAATTCCAGATAGTTACCAAGGAGTTGAATATTTAATGTTAGGAAACCTTTCTCCACAGGTTCAAAAAGCTGTTATTGAAAGACTCGACCAAAAACCTAAGCTCATAATGATGGACACCATGAATTTCTGGATGGACATCGCAATGAAAGAACTTAAAGAAACTATTGCCTTAGTTGATGTTCTTTCTATTAATGATGCTGAAGCACGCCAACTTTCTGGTGAGTATTCTTTAGTGAAAGCCGCTA
It includes:
- a CDS encoding PfkB family carbohydrate kinase; the encoded protein is MSLLTVGTVAFDAIETPFGKTDKIIGGSATYGSLAASYFTDQVKLVAVVGDDFPKADIRLLESHGIDTEGLQIKAGEKSFFWSGKYHIDMNSRDTLVTELNVLESFDPVIPDSYQGVEYLMLGNLSPQVQKAVIERLDQKPKLIMMDTMNFWMDIAMKELKETIALVDVLSINDAEARQLSGEYSLVKAAKKIMEMGPKTLIIKKGENGALLFNGDSVFFAPALPLEEVFDPTGAGDTFAGGFIGYLAKTDDTSFNNMKKAVIYGSALASFAVEKFGTERIIKISDDEMEDRIHRFIDLVQLEGKF